The genomic region TGGGCCCGGGCCTCCGGAGGCACCAGGTCGCCCATGGCGCCGACCATCCGGCTGGCCACCGGATCGCAGAGCTTGCGCCAGACGTCCAGGGTCTTGTAGATCCACTCGTTCCGGTTCCAGGCCACCGACGTCTGGATGCCGGACGGCAGGGCGGAGGCTGGCTCGAGCCACAGGTCCGCCAACCGCAGCGCCTCCTCCACGGCGTTGCGCTCGTACGGCGACACCGCCGGATCGCCCGCGGCGGCGAGCTGGCTGGCCGCCACCTGCCGGGCCAGGTCCCAGTTGACCGGCCCGCTGCCCGACGCGGAGAGCAGGTGCTGCAACTGCGACATGAACTGCTGCATCTGCGCGGGATCGTTGGGGTCTGGTGGTTGCCCACCCGGGAGTGCGAAACCGAACGGAATATCAGGCACGACGTCTACGGTACGCGCGCCACGCCCCAGGTCGCGCCGCTGGCGTTGCGCTGAGGGCGAAGTCGTTCCCGCGGGTCGCCGAGACGGCCCGGACCGATCGGTACGCTCTGCCGCATGAGACGTCGCGGCGTGACCGTCCTGCTCGGTGCCTTTCTCACCGCCCTGCTCAGCATCGGCGTGCTCGGTACGCCGATCCCGTACGTGGTGCTCGGCCCGGGGCCGACCGTCAACACGCTGGGCACGGAGAACGGCAAGGAGGTCATCCAGGTCTCCGGCCGGGCGACCTCCACCTCCGCCGGGCAGCTGCGGCTCACCACGGTCGGCGTCCAGCCCTCGGTCCGGCTCCGCTCGGCGATCGTCGGCTGGTTCTCCAAGGACGAGGCGGTGGTGCCCCGGGAGCTGGTCTACCCGCCCGGCGAGTCGCAGGAGCAGGTCGAGCAGCGCAACGCCGAGGACTTCGCGGCGTCGCAGACCAGCGCGGAGACCGCCGCGCTGCGGGAGCTGGGCTTCCCGGTGCAGGTGGTCGTGAAGACGGTGGCCGCCGACGGGCCGTCCGCCGGCGTGCTCAAGGTGGGCGACGTGCTGACCTCGGTCGACGGTCAGCCGGTGCCGGTCGCCGCCCGGCTCACCGAGCTGATCCGGGCGAAGCCGGCCGGCACCGCGCTGACCATCGGCTACACCCGGAACGGCGCACCGGCGACCGCCCAGGTGACCAGTCGGGAGCAGGACGGCCGGCCGCGGATCGGTGTCGAGATCGAGCAGCAGCAGCCGCACCCGTTCAGCCTCAGCATCGACCTGGAGGACATCGGCGGGCCGAGCGCCGGCCTGATGTTCGCCCTCGGCATCATCGACAAGCTGACCCCCGCCGACCTGACCGGCGGCATGGTGGTCGCCGGCACCGGCACCATCGACGACGAGGGGACCGTCGGCCCGATCGGCGGCATCGCCCAGAAGCTGGTGGGCGCGAAGCACGCCGGCGCGAAGGTCTTCCTGGTGCCGGCGGACAACTGCGCCGAGGCGGTCCGCAACCCGCAGCCCGACCTGCCGCTGATCAGGGTCGGCACCCTGGACGAGGCGCTGGCCGCGCTCGAGACGCTGCGCGCCGGAGGGCAGCCGACCCGCTGCTGACCCGCGCCGACGGCACGGTGTGACCGTGGGCCGCCGCGTTCAGGAACACCCCGTACTCTGGGTGCCTGGTCGGAGCCGATCACATCGAGCGTGCGGAGCCAACAGTGGTCATGCGTAGCAGCAGCCCCCTGCCGAGGATGAGCCGGCGCGGACGCGTCACGATCGCTGTCCTGGTCGGGGTGTTCGTGCTCTTCACCCTGCTCGGCTGGGGCGTGCAGGCCTGGACGGACTGGCTCTGGTTCGACGAGGTCGACTACACGCAGGTCTTCACCGGCGTGCTCGTCACGCGGCTGCTGCTCTTCGTCGTCATCGGCCTCGCGATGGCGCTGATCGTCGGCGGCAACCTCTGGCTGGCCCACCGGGTGCGCCCGCGGCTGCGGCCGCACTCCGTCGAGCAGGCCACGCTGGAGCGCTACCGGATGGCGCTCTCGCCGCGCCTGAGCACCTGGATCGCGCTCGTCGCCGGGGTCGTCGGCCTCTTCGCCGGCCTGTCCGCGCAGAGTCGCTGGAACCAGTGGCTGCTCTTCCGCAACGGCGGCGACTTCGGGGTGAAGGACCCGGAGTTCGGGGTGGACGTCGGCTTCTACGTCTTCCAGTTGCCGTTCTGGCGCTACCTGTTGGGCGTCGGCTTCACCGCGGTGGTGCTGGCCGTGGTCGGCGCCCTCGCGGTGCACTACATCTTCGGTGGGGTGCGGCTGCAGGGCGTCGGCGACCGGATGACCAACGCCGCCCGGGCCCACCTGAGCACGCTTGTCGCGGTATTCGTCCTGCTCAAGGCGATCGCGTACGTGCTGGACCGGCGGGCGATGCTGCTGGAGTACAACGAGGGCGCCAAGCTCTACGGCGCCGGCTACGCCGACGTCAACGCGCTGCTGCCGGCGAAGGAGATCCTCGCCTACATCTCGATCGTCGTGGCGATCGCGATCATCGTCTTCTCCAACGCGTGGATGCGGAACCTGGTCTGGCCGGGCATCTCGCTCGCCCTGCTCGGTGTCTCCGCGGTCGCGATCGGCGGCATCTACCCCTGGGCGGTGCAGACCTTCGAGGTCAAGCCGAGCGCCAAGGAGAAGGAGGCGCCGTACATCCAGCGCAGCATCGACGCGACCCGGACGGCGTTCGGGCTGGGGGCCACGGAGACGACGCCGTACGCGGCGACCAACCTCACGCCGCCGGCCAGCCTGGCCACCGACACCTCGGTGGTGTCGAACGTCCGGCTGCTCGACCCGCAGTTGGTCAGCGAGACGTACACCCAGCTGCAGCAGGTCCGGGGCTTCTACGACTTCGGCCCCAAGCTGGACATCGACCGGTACGGGGTGAACGGCAAGACCTCCGACTACGTGGTCGGCGTCCGGGAGATCAACTACGGCGAGCTGACCGACCAGCAGAACACCTGGATCAACCGGCACACCGTGTACACCCACGGTTACGGTCTGGTGGCCGCGCCGGCCAACCAGGTGGTGTGCGGCGGCCAGCCGTTCTTCGTCTCCGGCTTCCTCGGCGAGAAGACCCAGGAGGCGTGCTCCTCGCAGACCGAGCAGATCCCGGCCACCCAGCCGCGGATCTACTACGGCGAGCGGATGGAGGACGGCGACTACGCGATCGTCGGCCAGACCGATCCGGAGAAGAAGGCCGAGTTCGACCGGCCGGTCGGTGAGGGCGGCGGCGAGTCCTACACCTACACCGGCACCGGCGGCGTGGAGATCGGCTCGTTCACCCGCCGGCTGCTCTACGCGATCAAGGAGCAGGAGTCGAACTTCCTGCTCTCCGGGGCGGTCAACGACAACTCGAAGCTGCTCTACGTCCGTAACCCCCGCGACCGGGTGGAGAAGGTCGCCCCGTTCCTCACGCTCGACGGCGACCCGTACCCGGCCGTGGTGGACGGTCGGGTGCAGTGGATCGTCGACGGCTACACCACCGCGGCGACCTACCCCTACGCGGAGCGGGTCAACCTGCGCGAGGAGACCACCGACGAGCTGACCGGCCGGGGCACGTTCCAGCTGGCCCGGGAGAACGTCAACTACATCCGCAACTCGGTCAAGGCCACCGTCGACGCGTACGACGGCACGGTCCGGCTCTACGAGTTCGACGACAAGGACCCGGTGCTGAAGGCCTGGAACAAGGCGTTCGGCGGGGACCTGGTGCTGCCGAAGAAGGACATCCCGACCGAGTTGGCCGAGCACTTCCGCTACCCGGCCGACATGTTCAAGGTGCAGCGCAACCTGCTCACCAAGTTCCACGTGACCAACCCGGGTGACTTCTACTCCGCGCAGGACTTCTGGCAGGTGCCGAATGTGCCGGACGCGCCGGACAGCGGGCAGAAGCAGCCGCCGTACTACCTCTTCACCGAGTTCCCGGGGCAGGACGGACCGCGGTTCCAGCTCACCTCGGCGGTCACTCCGAACGGCCGGCAGAACCTCGCCGCCCTGATCTCCGGGTCGTACGTGGACGGCGAGCCGCGGTTGGAGGTGCTGGAGCTGCCCGACCAGACCCGGATCTCCGGGCCGGTGCAGGTGCACCAGCAGATGACCAACAACGCCAACATCCGGCAGCAGCTCAACCTGCTCTCCTCGAACCAGGCCCAGGTGCAGTACGGCAACCTGCTCTCGCTGCCGTTCGGCGACGGGATGCTCTACGTCGAGCCGGTCTACGTGAAGAGCAACCAGCAGGACGCGTACCCGCTGCTGCAGAAGGTGCTGCTCTCGTACGGTGACGGCGGCTCCTTCGTGGCGCTGGCCGACAACCTCACCGACGGCATCAAGCAGCTCGTCGACCAGGGCAAGCGAGCCGGGCAGGGCGCGCCGCCGCCGACCACCGGGGGCAACCCGCCGCCGCCCACCGGCGGCGACACCAACCCGCCGCCGCTCACCGGCGAGCTGGCCGCCGCGGCGGACCGGGTCCAGACGGCGATCACCGAGGTCCGAGCCGCCCAGGCCTCCGGTGACTTCGAGCGGTACGGACGGGCGCTCAAGGCGCTGGACGAGGCGCTCACCGCCTTCCAGCAGGCCCAGGGGCAGGCCAACCCCGCCCCGAGCGGCAGCCCGACCCCGACCGGCAGCGCGTCGCCGTCACCCACCGGCAGCCCGACCGCCGGCACGGGCGGCTGACCCGCCCCGCGTACCACCTCGGAGCCCTCGCCGTCGGAGACCACCTCCGGTCCCGACGTCGGGGGCTCCGGCGTGTCCGGCCGGTCGCCCGCGAGGCCTGTCGCCCTCTTGACAGGGCCGTGACCCACCGGCCCGCAACCTGCGACTCCGGTCCGTCGTCCTTCCTGCAACGGGTGCGGACGAGGGGGAACAGTGGTGAGGAACGCGCAGAGCTTCGACGAGTTCTACCGCGGCACCGCGCGGCGGATGCTCCGGTACGGCTACGCGGTCAGCGGAGACCACACCGAGGCACAGGATCTCGTGCAGGAGGCGTACGCCCGGGCCTGGCGGCAGTGGGGGCGGTTGTCGGCGCACCCGGCGCCGGAGGCGTGGCTGCGGCTGGTGGTCACCCGGTTGGCGACCGACCGCTGGCGGAATCTGCACCGGTGGCGGGCGGCGTTGATCCGCAGCGGGCCGCCGGCGTCCGCCCCGCCGCCGAGTGAGGACGGCGTGCTGCTCGTCCGTGCGCTCCGCCAGGTGCCGGTCGACCAACGGCAGGCGCTGGCGCTGCACTACCTCTTCGACATGTCGGTGGAGGAGATCGCGCGGGAGGCCGGCGTCCCCGTCGGCACCGTGAAGTCCTGGCTCTCTCGGGGCCGGTCCCGGCTGGCCGCGCTGCTGCCCGACCTCTCCACCGCGGAGCTGGAGGCGAACGATGTCGCGTGAATTCTCTGACCTCTACCGGTCGCTCGCCGCGGACGCGGACGGCCCGGTGCTGACACATCCCGAGCTGCTCCGCCGGCGCGCCGACCGCCGCGCCCGGTCCCGGGCCGTCGGTACCGCCCTCGTGGTGGCGTTGCTGGTGGGCGGCACGGCCGTCGGCGGCCGGCTGGTCTTCGCGGCGGACGGCCCGGCGCCGCTGCCGCCCGCCGACACACCGGGTCCGGTGCCGAGCGACCCGACGCCGTCCACGACGTCGCCGAGCCCGTCGGCGGTGCCGTCGCGGACGACGCCGAGCGGTACGCCGACGCGGACGGCTCCGACGACCGACGCGACGACCCGCCGCCCGCCCACCTCGATCCCGGACCGCGCCTTCTTCGTGCTGGCACCGGCGAACCGGACCGGGCTGGACGGGGCCATCTCGGACGGAACGGCGCTGCCGGTGCCCGAGCTCTGCGGGGCGCGCTATCCCAGCGAGTCCGCCGTGGTGCAGCGGCGGGACCGGGTGCTGGCCTACAAGATGCCGGACACGCCGGCGGGGAACGTGCCGGACGGCAGCTATCGGCACAGCATCACGATCTACCAGTCCGGGCGGGCCGACGACGCGTTGCGGGAGCTACGGCAGGCCGTACGCGACTGCCCCGAGCGGAAGACGCCCGACAACCCCGCGGTGACCTGGCGGCAGCGGCTGCTGGACCCGGGGGAGTACGGGGACGAGTCGGTGCTGTTCGAGATGCGGGCCCCGTACGCGGACGGCATGGGCGAGCCGGGCGGGCACGAGGTCCGGTTGATCCGGGCGGTCCGGATGGGCGACGTGGTGACGGTGCTCTGGGAGCAGGGCTGGGAGAACACCGCCGCCGACCGTGCCGTGGTCGACGCCGACAGCCGGCGCGCGGTCGCGGCGATCGAGAACTGGCTCGACTGAGGTCGGGCCCGGCCAGGTCGGAGGGGGTGGTTCGCGGCCGTTTTGCGGTGCCCCGGGTCGGTGCGCTACGGTTGTCGAGCCGACGCGGGGTGGAGCAGCTCGGTAGCTCGCTGGGCTCATAACCCAGAGGTCGCAGGTTCAAATCCTGTCCCCGCTACGAGAGAAACACCAGGTCAGAGCCCGTCCCCACACCAGGGGGCGGGCTCTGCTCTGTGTTGCGGCCGGCATCGCCCGCTCGGTGATGCCGGCGATGCCGCGGCCGGCGAGGGCCTGCGGGGCCGCCGCACGCCACTGTGGACGACGGTCCTCCGTGCACATCGGGGCCTCCGGATGGCCGGCCGGCGGGCGGGTGCCGCGACTGTAGGCCGCCGCACTGACCTAAATCAATACTTGAAGAAGTTAATTATTCGTCCTAGATTTCGGCCATGTTTCCTGAGAGCGGCACCGGCGCGCTCGTCGGGGCGCCGGCGGCTACGGCGGTGTTCACGGCGGTGCTGACCGAGGGGCCGGTGAGCCGGGTCACCCTGGCACGGCGGCTCGGGCTCTCCTCCGCCGCCGTCACCAAGGCCGCCCGTCCGCTCATCGACCGGGGCTACCTGCACGAAATGGCCGCGACCGAGCGGACCGGACCGGGCGCCGGGCGCCCCGCCAGCCCGCTGGCCGTCCGGGCCGACCGGGAGTTCTTCATCGGTGTGAAGATCACCGCCGACGAGGTGATCGGCGTGGTCTGTGACCTCTGCGCCCAGGTGCGGGCCACCGCCCGCCGGCCGCTGACCGACCCCGACGTCGAGGCCGTGCTCGCCGAGATCGGTCGGCTCGCCGACGGCCTGCTCGACGCGGTGCCCGGCGACCGGACCCGCCTACGCCGGCTCGGGCTCGCCCTCTCCGGCGACGTGGACCGCACCACCGGCCTGGTCCGCTACTCGCCGTTCCTGCACTGGCGCGACGTGCCGCTGGGCCCACGCGCGGCCCGGACCACCGGCCTCACCGTGACCGTGGAGAACGACGTGAAGGCGCTGACCGCCGCGGAACACTGGTTCGGCGAGGGGGTGGGCGCGGAATCGTTCGCCCTCGTCACCGTGGGCACCGGCATCGGCTGCGGCCTGGTCGTCAACGGGCGACTGGTCTCCGGCTCGTACGGCGTGGCCGGCGAGATAGGACACCTCGCCGTCGACGCCGCCGGTCCCGACTGCCACTGCGGTGGACGCGGCTGCGTCGAGTCCATCGCCGGCACGGACGCCATCGTGGCGCAGGCCCGCGCCCGCACCGGCCGCCCCGACCTGACCTTCGACGAGGCCGTCGCCCTGGCCCGCGGTGGACACGAGGCGGTCCGGGAGGTCTTCACCCGGGCCGGCACCGCGATCGGCTGCGGCATCGCCGCCGTCGCCAACCTGGTCGGCCCGACCCGGATCGTCGTGTCCGGCGAAGGGCTGGCGGCCTACGACCTGTTCGACACCCCCATCCGCACGAGCTTCGAGCGCCAGGCCTTCGGCGCCGCCGCACGGTGCCCTCTCTCGATCCGCCCGCTGCCCTTCGAGGAGTGGGCCCGCGGCGCGGCCGCGGTGAGCATCCAGGCGCTCGTCGTTCCCTGACCCCTCGGCCTCAACCCGGCCCCCGGCCGGTCCTATCGCGATCGACACCACTCACTGTGCCAGCAGGAGGTTGACCATGCGACCACCGACGAGAAGCAGCAGAGAGCGCCGCACCGGCCGGCACCGCGTCCCCGTCCTGGCGGCGGCGCTGGCCGTGGTCCTCGGCGCCGGCGCCGTGCCCGCGCAGGGCGCCGCCCCCAGCCCGGAGCCGGCTCGGGCGCCGGGTGCCGCCGTCGCCGACCCGTCCGCCGCCGGCGGCCTCGCCGCCCGCCCGTACCTGGGGTGGAGCAGCTGGAGCATGCAGTCGTCCAAGTATCCGGGCCTCAACCCCGACGGCGACTACAGCTACCTCACCGAGGCGAACGTGCTGAAGCAGGCCGACGCCCTCGCCGCCAAGCTGAAGCGGTACGGCTACGAGTACGTCAACATCGACGCCGGCTGGTGGCGTGACAACGCCTGGAAGCCGGGGTTCGACCAGTACGCCCGGCAGACGCCCGACCCGGTCCGGTTCCCCCGGGGCATGAAGGCCGTCGCCGACCACA from Micromonospora sp. WMMD812 harbors:
- a CDS encoding ROK family protein — translated: MFPESGTGALVGAPAATAVFTAVLTEGPVSRVTLARRLGLSSAAVTKAARPLIDRGYLHEMAATERTGPGAGRPASPLAVRADREFFIGVKITADEVIGVVCDLCAQVRATARRPLTDPDVEAVLAEIGRLADGLLDAVPGDRTRLRRLGLALSGDVDRTTGLVRYSPFLHWRDVPLGPRAARTTGLTVTVENDVKALTAAEHWFGEGVGAESFALVTVGTGIGCGLVVNGRLVSGSYGVAGEIGHLAVDAAGPDCHCGGRGCVESIAGTDAIVAQARARTGRPDLTFDEAVALARGGHEAVREVFTRAGTAIGCGIAAVANLVGPTRIVVSGEGLAAYDLFDTPIRTSFERQAFGAAARCPLSIRPLPFEEWARGAAAVSIQALVVP
- a CDS encoding PDZ domain-containing protein; its protein translation is MRRRGVTVLLGAFLTALLSIGVLGTPIPYVVLGPGPTVNTLGTENGKEVIQVSGRATSTSAGQLRLTTVGVQPSVRLRSAIVGWFSKDEAVVPRELVYPPGESQEQVEQRNAEDFAASQTSAETAALRELGFPVQVVVKTVAADGPSAGVLKVGDVLTSVDGQPVPVAARLTELIRAKPAGTALTIGYTRNGAPATAQVTSREQDGRPRIGVEIEQQQPHPFSLSIDLEDIGGPSAGLMFALGIIDKLTPADLTGGMVVAGTGTIDDEGTVGPIGGIAQKLVGAKHAGAKVFLVPADNCAEAVRNPQPDLPLIRVGTLDEALAALETLRAGGQPTRC
- a CDS encoding SigE family RNA polymerase sigma factor; this translates as MRNAQSFDEFYRGTARRMLRYGYAVSGDHTEAQDLVQEAYARAWRQWGRLSAHPAPEAWLRLVVTRLATDRWRNLHRWRAALIRSGPPASAPPPSEDGVLLVRALRQVPVDQRQALALHYLFDMSVEEIAREAGVPVGTVKSWLSRGRSRLAALLPDLSTAELEANDVA
- a CDS encoding UPF0182 family protein is translated as MRSSSPLPRMSRRGRVTIAVLVGVFVLFTLLGWGVQAWTDWLWFDEVDYTQVFTGVLVTRLLLFVVIGLAMALIVGGNLWLAHRVRPRLRPHSVEQATLERYRMALSPRLSTWIALVAGVVGLFAGLSAQSRWNQWLLFRNGGDFGVKDPEFGVDVGFYVFQLPFWRYLLGVGFTAVVLAVVGALAVHYIFGGVRLQGVGDRMTNAARAHLSTLVAVFVLLKAIAYVLDRRAMLLEYNEGAKLYGAGYADVNALLPAKEILAYISIVVAIAIIVFSNAWMRNLVWPGISLALLGVSAVAIGGIYPWAVQTFEVKPSAKEKEAPYIQRSIDATRTAFGLGATETTPYAATNLTPPASLATDTSVVSNVRLLDPQLVSETYTQLQQVRGFYDFGPKLDIDRYGVNGKTSDYVVGVREINYGELTDQQNTWINRHTVYTHGYGLVAAPANQVVCGGQPFFVSGFLGEKTQEACSSQTEQIPATQPRIYYGERMEDGDYAIVGQTDPEKKAEFDRPVGEGGGESYTYTGTGGVEIGSFTRRLLYAIKEQESNFLLSGAVNDNSKLLYVRNPRDRVEKVAPFLTLDGDPYPAVVDGRVQWIVDGYTTAATYPYAERVNLREETTDELTGRGTFQLARENVNYIRNSVKATVDAYDGTVRLYEFDDKDPVLKAWNKAFGGDLVLPKKDIPTELAEHFRYPADMFKVQRNLLTKFHVTNPGDFYSAQDFWQVPNVPDAPDSGQKQPPYYLFTEFPGQDGPRFQLTSAVTPNGRQNLAALISGSYVDGEPRLEVLELPDQTRISGPVQVHQQMTNNANIRQQLNLLSSNQAQVQYGNLLSLPFGDGMLYVEPVYVKSNQQDAYPLLQKVLLSYGDGGSFVALADNLTDGIKQLVDQGKRAGQGAPPPTTGGNPPPPTGGDTNPPPLTGELAAAADRVQTAITEVRAAQASGDFERYGRALKALDEALTAFQQAQGQANPAPSGSPTPTGSASPSPTGSPTAGTGG